The Cryptococcus deuterogattii R265 chromosome 4, complete sequence genome segment TCAATGTTTGCAGTGAAAGCTTTCTTTCCGGGAAAAGATGAGCCGATAAGACCATTGTTCAAGCCAGGCACGAGGCACGACCGGAGGATAACTTCAATTCTAGCCTTTGGCCAGCTGAATCCGTCCTTCTCCAATCTGCGCTTACGTAGGGTTGTACGTACATCAGATGGAGGATCATGAGTCGCAATACATCATGTACAGCTTCCAAAACAAACAGTATCTCCGCCGGCTGCATAACTATCCTGCTCTCATCGTTTTCTTCATAGCAACCATATACATCCATAACGAGATTGCACCACAAGGTTCATCCAGCAGGGAACAGGCGCTCACAAGGGACAGAAGCCATCACCAGCGAGATAAGGACGACCAGCTCTCCACTGTACTCTGCTACACCAAAACGCGCTGTTTGCCATTCGCCTCTTTATTCTATATCTTAGCTATACCTCTGTTCGCCGCATTCTAGTAGGGCATTCCAATCGATTCTGACCCCAACTCATCCCTAATCACAATCACGCCTTCGATATCGCACAAGATGCTCCTTCCACGCTCTCTCCCCATTGACGCCAGGCAAATAGATTATGGTGACAATAGTCATAGCTACGACAATACTCTCCCGAAATCTACAGTCACCTCCCTCATAATCGGGGTTGGCACATTTGCCGTTACGTCCCTACTGGTCGTTTGCTCTCTTCGAATCTATCTCAGGAGGCGGTTGCGTTTAAGACAGGctcaagatggaagaggtggaaacGGCAGAGATATGAGAGGTAGGATGAGAGAGTATCtcgatggagaaggaaatggaggtgAAGGGAGAAAGCCTGAGATatgggaggtggagatgaaaTATGAGGACGAGATCATGCAGGTAAGTTTAACGCTACTTTTCTTCCCGTTTGCTTTGATGTAGTACTCCGGGTTAAACAATACTGTTCATACCTATCCTAGCCACTCACACTTTGCGACCCGACTTATATCCGTGCGCACCTCGTTCAACCTGGCATCTCAAAATCGGTATCCATTTTTGTCGCTTTccctgctccttcttcctctgagCCCGATAAGCTCCCAGAGATAGTACTCGGAACAACGACATTTAATCAatcgacatcatcatctacaaTCTCCCGCTATTCGGAGAATGAAAAGACTATTTCAAGAAATACATCAGAGGAAGGGGACCACATAGTGAAAAGTACGAATACGGAGAAAGGCCAGACAAAAGTCGTTGTCAAAGCTTTGGAATGCGTCTGATCGGACCTGACAGAACTggtgaaaaggagaaacaTGCTGAAAAAGCGAAGATAGGCCCAAACGAGAAGGGACCTTGTCAGTCGAGAGTGGATCTTGTTGCGCagttatcatcatcaatcacTTCATTTATTGTTGTAATCAGAATTTCCATGTTACATGTACGTATCTACGTCATCTTTGTGTAGGGGGTTTAGGAGAGATCAATATTATTATCTATATTATCATGTAATTCaatccatttcttccaacccGCTCTCGCTCCTCCCCTCGGTCCCTTTTATTTCCTCCTCTATACTTTCTCTGACATTGAGAGGGTTCGATCCCTAAAATTCTTGTGCCTTCCTTCCGGTTCCGACCACTCTTGCTGCTTGCTCTCCAAGTCGCATGTCTTACTCACGGATTCAAGCCGCcgttgagagaagaggggtgTTCATTCCTTTTGCTGCCAAGTACCAAACCCTCTCTCAAGGGCTTAGTATCCCCCTCAATCTCGGACAGATTGAACGAGAACTGGGAGGGTTCATTACAGAGCTCATTTGCGTTATCGTCGGCAGACATACCATGATGCTTAATTGGTGCCTCCAAGTGGTAAAAAgtgattttttttccctttatTAGTCGTATAATATTCGGATTTACTGCATATTAAGTACGGTACTTCCATTTAATCGTTTATCTCCCCCTTGAGACCTattcattctccttccgaaagaagaagagatgctAGTTTTAGTGAACTCAACTTTGTATCCCTTGCACccttggaaaagaagcgagagAATTGCTTATTCCTACCCAGCTGGACAAATACTAGGACAATCTCGTCTGATCCGCTTGCTCCTTTACGTCCCTTTTATAATGGATAAAACTGGATACCATCATGTTAATTAATGTAGAGAGGATGTCATATGCGTGGCGGGCAGTGAGTCGCAACGATACCGGCAGGTAGTATTTACATTGTAGCGTCAAGGGTGGAATAGTCCCAACCACAGGGACTCCCCTGGCTATCCGGATTATACCCTCCCGTAGGGATGGTGGTTATGCGGCGGGTAAGGGTGTTGTAGGTGTAGTATGCGGTAGTAGGCAGGTGTAGTAGGCTGGCATACACTACTAGATACCGAGGTATAGATGTAGCTATGTGGGGTGAATAGCTATCTATGTATGAGAGGGTGGGTATGTATGTATGTAGCCCCCGAACTCCCATTACAACCTAAGCCTAATAATCTTCATTAcaactctcctcctccagcccTTCTCACCACTTACGTAATACCCTCCCAATTTCTGTACCGAAAGACCCGTAGCACTACAACGTATATCATTAGAATCTCAATCAGTTTACGTAACGAACGGCTGCAAGCTTGCCTCCTTCGTTGCGAGCGAGCTGCGAGCAACGGCAGGGCCGTCATTCTTTGTTGACTCTTCATTGCTGTACTCCTCCATTTCATCAAGCAATTACAAAGCAGGAAAACCCCTACCCAGACAATCAAAACCCATAAGAGAAAAAACGCGATGGCCAGCACGATCCTCCCTCTCGAACTCGTCGACAGATGTATCGGCTCCCCTATCTGGGtcttgatgaagaatgaacGAGAGTTTACTGGAACGTTGATGGGTTTCGACGACTATGTCAGTGAGTATGCTTCAGTTTATAATGGGGACAATAATCCGTTTGAGTTTGAGTAAAGTTTTGAGCTTATGAAACgtttcatcttcttttaGACATGGTTTTGAAAGATGTTAAGGAGTAGTCAGTTCAGTTCCTTAATCAAAAGAAATCGTTCCCAACAATTGAGGAGATGCGCTGATCAAGGAGATGGTTGTTATTTTTCGATGACAACAGCGAAGTTACTGCTTTGGGAATCACAGAGACTGACCTTGGGGATACTTTATTAAACGGGAACAACATCGCCATGGTACGTACAACTAttcgtcttccttttccttcccaatTTGAGCTTTGTTCTTGGCAATCTGTCTTTTCATCCATGGCTAGTCCATCAGTCATATCGGCCTGTTTGCGCCTGTTTTTCTGGGAGGAAGCAGCCTTGGACGGCGAGATTTTATGTTTTGTGTCTTGTGGGGTAGAGCAATGTGGGCGAGATGCTGATATTTTCTCCCCACGATCCAGCTTATACCAGGTGGCAAGGGGCCCAAGGCTTAGgttttccatccatccgtCTCCCCACAAGTACAAATACATCAAATATAAAACACCAACCACGAATATGAATATCGAGACGAGGACTGAGAGGTGAGGGACAATATGGAACGAAGGAGTGGTGAAAGAGAACACCGTATCACTGGCAGTTATGGATTAAGGAGATTAGCCTGAAGGAGCGGGTCTAGGTCAAAGTACGGATTAAGGGACAAAAAACGAGGTACATTCTGGAGGCGAATACGGAGCGgagtgggaagaagacCGGCGCTGGATGCGGGACTCTAGACTGTAGAGCAGAGGTTCCaaaagaggaggggagggcTTGGGAGTATTAAATCTTATAATTTCAAGCGAAAAACGAGGACTACGTATCATGCAAGTGGGATCGTTCCTAGCCATCATTTCCATCGTAGCGGATGACTGGTTATTGACATTTCAACTGGGCCGTTAAGTATGGATATGAATGTTGCATAATGCGACGAGTGATTGTGCACGTGAGAGAAAGATCGATGTTTGATGGGATAAGAGTATGAGTATGAGTATGAGTATGAGTATGAGTATGAGTATGAGTATGAGTATGAGTATGAGTATGAGTATGAGTATGAGTATGAGTATGAGTATGAGTATGAGTATGAGTATGAATATGAATACAAGCCTGCTAGTCTTTCTTGACAATCATCATAAATTCACTCATCTCACTTTGGTAACTCCCACTCATCCCTCTGCTCCATCCTCACGTCCTCACAGCTTCATCCTTGTATCCCAGCGGCAGCGAGCGCCAACAATTCGACACCGTATGCAGCTCTCTGTAGCTCGTTGCTATCCTCCGcgtcctttcttcctcgcatTTTTCCTGCTCCTTGTTGGGACGGCGGCGAAAGCGAACGTGAAATGTCCTTGGCACCATGCTCTGGCTTTTGGTTTTGACCATGATGATTGTGGTCGGCGTGGCTATCGATCTCATGCGACGTTTGGGGTGTAGGGTATGGATCGTAGTATCCTCCATGCTCCCGTTCCtgttccttttctctttctcgctctctttccctctctcgtTTTCGCTCtcgttccccttcaccacACGCGCGACCTCTAACTGTACCAAAAAGGTCCCATTTCCAGAATTCTTTTGTCCCAATTTTAGCAGCTCGGGTATGATGGGATACCCATTCGCTTGGGAATTTATTTTTGTTTGCCATTGATGTCGATCCTGGTACCGATTCCGGGAATGGTGCTGATAGGGAGGTTGGCGCTGATGCAGAGCATGACGAGAATCGATCTGCCCGGCTGGGGTGGACAGATGGTATGGAATGTTgttcctctctctctgtccCTCGTTCTCGTTCTTGTTCTTGGACTTGCACATCAATCGGCGACATTGAACTTTTCACCCGTCGTTCCCTATCCCTCTGCTCACTCTCATAGCTTTCTTGATTCAACAATTCGGGCGCATGTGATAATGCTTCCCgattttgagcttgagcgTGAGCAGAAATACGCAGCGAAAGAGGTATATCTGAACAAAGAAGCGCAGCGTGGTCATATACAGGCAGATGGGTGAAAGGGGAGGGATAAGGAGAGCGGGTGAACTCGTTTGCTAGTAAGGGCCCTGCACGTTCATGTAAGTGTTTATGTACATGCTCGTGTAGAAGAAAGTGTTCGTATGGATATaattgaggagaaggctgatAAGGAGCAGAAACAACGCCAGAACCGGAACCGGAACCAGtaaaaggaggaggaggcagcGAAAGACGATACCTCTTTACCGACCGAACCGACTGAGCAGGCGGGTCCCAAAGCGTTTCCGTAGTATACAGGTCACTTGTATTGTGCCTCGGCGGGTGTCTTTGCATATGAGTCTGTGTGTGAGGGTGCgggtgaggatgaaggggggagaagggagaaatAAAGTACGAAGAGGGTTGGAGATGGTTATGggcgttggcgttggcgttggcgttggcgttggcgtGAGAGTTGGGTTCGAGTTGAGGGTAGGGATGAGAATGGGGCAGACCGTtaccgccaccaccaccagccgCTTCAGTCCCTTCGTTCTCCATCTCATTTTCGAGTTCGGTATTCAAAGAACGTTTAAGCTTGCGAGCAGTTTTACCAGTGGGCTGCTTTGGAGGTTTTTGTCAGTTTCGATCGTTCCCAGTCTGTTATTATCATCCGAATCTCAAAAGAAAACAgtggatggggatggaaagagggcggaagagaaagagagaaagtgcaaaaaaaatgagaggatgaagaagtagatTATGAACATACCTTGTCATTTACCTTCCAATAccctcccttcccactCCCGCCTTCATGGGTTGGCCGCTCGGCATTGATGAAGCAGTCATTAAGGGAGAGGTTGTGTCTTACTGAATTCTATGATCCATTACATTACATCATCAACTTTAGGCTCTCGGTGATTGGGGATCGGGAtcagaaaggaagatgtgaatgaggatgaataGAGTAAat includes the following:
- a CDS encoding U6 snRNA-associated Sm-like protein LSm5; the protein is MASTILPLELVDRCIGSPIWVLMKNEREFTGTLMGFDDYVNMVLKDVKEYEVTALGITETDLGDTLLNGNNIAMLIPGGKGPKA